The DNA segment CTTGTTATCCAGTCAAGATAAAGCATTGCACCGCGGATATCCCACTCACTGTTTATTGAATAAGATTTTCCTTCAACTGAATATTTAAAAACAAGAACATTGTCTACAACACTATAAGTTCCTTCATAATCAATGATTTCTTTTTCAGAGCTTTCTATTGATGCTGTAAAACTTCCGTCATTCATAAATGAAAGTTTGTTGCCGTTATTATCTGCCCAGGTTCCGTAAAGCGGACTCGGTTCATAACATCCAAAAAAAACTGCTGAAACTAAAACTACAAATGCTGCAAAAAAATATTTTTTCATTTTATCTTCCTTCCTCTCCAACTTTCCAGTTAACCTGCTCGTTTGAATAAATTTCATTACCTTCAAGATCCTGTGCACTTATGGTGTAATAACCGCCGCCTGCTGCACCACTTTTTATTTCAAGATTATTGTAATAATTTGAACCAGGGTACATTCCTGTACAGGTTACAGTTCCCTTCATATTTCCGTTAGCACTCATGTTTGATGATGTATCAGAGTTTCCGTTAAATACGAAGTGAGATTTTTCTATCCATTCACCATTTGTAAAGTAAGTATAAGTATAGTCTGCATAATCCGTATATTTCATTACGATTTCTGCACCAAGTCCGGCGATTGCTGCATTATAATAAAGCGTTCCGGAAACATCCCCGCTAACAGTTTCCTTACCAAGCTTGTCCATGTCATTCGGTTTATGCATAAGCGTAAGATGTTCCTGTGAACGAAGACTTGTTTTATTATATTCACGCATCCACTGGTCAGGAGTAATTGCACCATAACCATAATCAACAAGTCCCTTATTACCCTGATAGAGATTATTCAAAGAAACAACTTTATAATAATAAATTACGCTTGCCTTTGCCTTCGCATTGTAGTCAACGTAAACAAGTTCTGTAACAGGAGTTTCAGTAATTTTCTTAAATCCTGAATCAGGAGATGTTGAACGATAAATATAATATGCAGCAGGAACATCTTTTTCAGGAAGCGTCCATTCAATCTGAACCGGATAAACATTATTTGAATTATATGAAGTATCCCAGTCAACTATAGAAAGTTTCTGTGTTTTAGAAGCAGTCACAGACGAAGGAGCTGACGGCATTGGAGCATAAGTAACACTCATTACACTTTCCGTATCTGTTCCATCCGGATTTTTTGTCGTAAGTTTATAGTAAGCTTTCTTTTCAACTTCAAATTCATAATAGTCTTCTGAATTTTTTTCTGTAACGGACGGCTCTGTCAAAAGTACATACGGTCCGTCTATATTATCTGAATAATAAACAGCATACGTAAAATTAATGGAATCATATTCCGCACCGATTGAATCTTTCCACTGTATCAGAACATGATCTTCATCACTTCCATCAAGAACCTGAATTTCTGTCGGAGGACTTAAAAGGAATCCTACTGCAGGATTTTCAGAAGCCTTTCCGCTTTCTGAGAACGGACTCTTCATCTTTGTACCGTCGTCAGATGTACAGACAGCCTGAACATAATAATAGTAATAAACGCTTATCTTTAATCCCGATTTATCTGTATAAAGCGGCGTCGTAAGATTTGAAGCAAGCAGTGTATACTCACTGTCCTGAGAAGATGTTCTGTACACTGAATAAGAAATTGTTCCGGTAGTGGTTTCAACTTCATCCCACATTACATTAAGACCGGAAGCACCTCTGCTGATTTCTGCAAGCCCGTTGTTTACTTTTACATTTACCGGAGTTTCAGGAGCACCAGGCAAAAGTGAATATCCCATTGCAATTGAACTTAATGCAGAAACTGTTCCCTCTTTAGTAACTGCTGAAATCTTGTAATAAAATTCTGTTCCCTGTTCAGAAGTCAAAACAGTATTCTCATAATAATTCTGATTTCCATAAACACTGTCTATCAGTTCCATGGAAGTACCGTTTGATTTTTCTCCACGGTAAATATTATAAGAAACCGCATTGCTTATTTTATCCCAGGTTACTCTTATGTACTCTGTAGATGTACCTTTTGAAGCTTCAGTATTTTTTGGACTTCCCAGCAGCCAGCCGCATCCCTGTGTTTCTGAAACAGCTGAATAATCACTTTCTTCATAACCTTCACCGATATTTTTCGCCGTAATTTTATAATAATACCGGTAATCATATTCTTTATTCGTACTGCCTGGATTTTTTAAAATTACATCCGTATAATTTGTTTTAGCACAATATTCTGAAACCACAGAAAAATCCAGCTCATCATAATTTACAATAGAAGTCTTGTCTTCTACATATGCCCGTTCTACCGTATAAGAAGTTGCATTATCTACAGCATTCCACGTTAATTTTATTGTGCCTGAATAAAGTCCCTGAGAAGCAAGAACCTGCTCCGGTGCCTCCAGCTGATCTATCTTAACTTCCGGAGTTAAAAAATCAGAAAGAGAACTCTGCTCAGCATCTGTATCCATTGCAACTTTTCCCTGAAACCAGTCTGCGCAGGATGTAAAAATAAAAATCATCAAAGTAAGTAAAACAAATTTTTTCTGCTGCATTTTTTTACCACCAGCCATA comes from the Treponema rectale genome and includes:
- a CDS encoding fibronectin type III domain-containing protein — protein: MILIQKNMAGGKKMQQKKFVLLTLMIFIFTSCADWFQGKVAMDTDAEQSSLSDFLTPEVKIDQLEAPEQVLASQGLYSGTIKLTWNAVDNATSYTVERAYVEDKTSIVNYDELDFSVVSEYCAKTNYTDVILKNPGSTNKEYDYRYYYKITAKNIGEGYEESDYSAVSETQGCGWLLGSPKNTEASKGTSTEYIRVTWDKISNAVSYNIYRGEKSNGTSMELIDSVYGNQNYYENTVLTSEQGTEFYYKISAVTKEGTVSALSSIAMGYSLLPGAPETPVNVKVNNGLAEISRGASGLNVMWDEVETTTGTISYSVYRTSSQDSEYTLLASNLTTPLYTDKSGLKISVYYYYYVQAVCTSDDGTKMKSPFSESGKASENPAVGFLLSPPTEIQVLDGSDEDHVLIQWKDSIGAEYDSINFTYAVYYSDNIDGPYVLLTEPSVTEKNSEDYYEFEVEKKAYYKLTTKNPDGTDTESVMSVTYAPMPSAPSSVTASKTQKLSIVDWDTSYNSNNVYPVQIEWTLPEKDVPAAYYIYRSTSPDSGFKKITETPVTELVYVDYNAKAKASVIYYYKVVSLNNLYQGNKGLVDYGYGAITPDQWMREYNKTSLRSQEHLTLMHKPNDMDKLGKETVSGDVSGTLYYNAAIAGLGAEIVMKYTDYADYTYTYFTNGEWIEKSHFVFNGNSDTSSNMSANGNMKGTVTCTGMYPGSNYYNNLEIKSGAAGGGYYTISAQDLEGNEIYSNEQVNWKVGEEGR